A stretch of the Streptomyces venezuelae genome encodes the following:
- a CDS encoding chaplin produces the protein MSRIAKAAALTAAAGSVLAAGAGVAVADAGAHGAAVGSPGVLSGNLVQVPVHVPVNVCGNTVNVIALLNPAFGNTCVNASGSEKDHHTSGGYGH, from the coding sequence ATGTCGCGTATTGCGAAGGCAGCTGCTCTCACCGCTGCCGCCGGCTCCGTTCTGGCCGCCGGTGCCGGCGTGGCCGTCGCCGATGCCGGAGCGCACGGTGCGGCGGTGGGCTCCCCCGGTGTCCTGTCGGGCAACCTGGTCCAGGTTCCGGTCCACGTGCCGGTGAACGTCTGCGGCAACACGGTGAACGTGATCGCGCTGCTGAACCCCGCGTTCGGCAACACCTGCGTGAACGCGTCCGGCTCGGAGAAGGACCACCACACCTCCGGCGGCTACGGCCACTGA
- a CDS encoding tyrosinase family protein, with protein MYTRQNQKNLTSAQKKRFVAALLELKRNGTYDQFVRTHDRWFVPDRERRLRVGHMSPSFFPWHRRYLLDFEKKLRELDPGLAIPYWDWTADRSPASSLWAEDFMGGTGRASDRQVTTGPFAHAKGNWPITVGITEGRFLTRNLGRPQNPITLPTAAELQWAIDDPVYDTDPWDSTASEGGFRNKLEGWAAPRSERWRNHNKVHQWVGGHMTGGTAPNDPVFWLHHAFVDLVWDRWQKKHPRSGYLPAAPLERYDLQYGRVIALNEPMPPWNVPPSELLGHQGIYRYET; from the coding sequence GTGTACACCCGGCAGAACCAGAAGAACCTCACCAGTGCCCAGAAGAAGAGGTTCGTCGCCGCGCTCCTGGAGCTCAAGCGCAACGGCACCTACGACCAGTTCGTCCGTACGCACGACCGCTGGTTCGTTCCGGACCGCGAGCGCCGGCTCCGGGTCGGGCACATGTCCCCGTCCTTCTTCCCCTGGCACCGCCGCTACCTCCTCGATTTCGAGAAGAAGCTGCGCGAGCTCGACCCGGGCCTCGCCATCCCCTACTGGGACTGGACCGCCGACCGCAGCCCGGCGTCCTCCCTGTGGGCCGAGGACTTCATGGGCGGTACCGGCCGGGCCTCCGACCGGCAGGTGACCACCGGCCCGTTCGCCCACGCCAAGGGCAACTGGCCGATCACGGTGGGCATCACCGAGGGCCGCTTCCTGACCCGCAACCTCGGCCGCCCCCAGAACCCGATCACCCTGCCCACCGCGGCCGAACTCCAATGGGCGATCGACGATCCGGTGTACGACACCGACCCGTGGGACTCCACGGCCTCCGAGGGCGGCTTCCGCAACAAGCTCGAGGGCTGGGCCGCCCCTCGGAGCGAGCGCTGGCGCAACCACAACAAGGTCCACCAGTGGGTCGGCGGCCATATGACCGGCGGCACCGCCCCCAACGATCCGGTGTTCTGGCTGCACCACGCCTTTGTGGACCTGGTCTGGGACCGCTGGCAGAAGAAGCACCCCCGCTCCGGCTACCTGCCCGCCGCCCCGCTGGAGCGGTACGACCTCCAGTACGGCCGGGTGATCGCGCTGAACGAGCCCATGCCGCCCTGGAACGTCCCGCCCAGCGAGCTCCTCGGCCACCAGGGCATCTACCGCTACGAGACCTAG
- a CDS encoding tyrosinase family oxidase copper chaperone, with the protein MNPTATGPAPGSGLLTRRTMLRTAFTAAVLAGTAAALGPLLRARRQRPATAPGREPVPVLEETYRGRHIAVDAAGVRIDGRPLHVMRRADGSYLSGVNHFESFATPLELARAAVDELGTARLAAAVSHQG; encoded by the coding sequence ATGAACCCGACGGCAACCGGACCCGCACCCGGATCCGGCCTCCTCACCCGCCGCACGATGCTGCGCACGGCGTTCACCGCGGCCGTGCTCGCCGGGACCGCCGCCGCCCTCGGACCGCTGCTCCGGGCCCGGCGGCAGCGGCCCGCCACGGCCCCCGGCCGGGAGCCCGTACCGGTCCTGGAGGAGACCTACCGGGGCCGGCACATCGCCGTGGACGCGGCCGGCGTGCGGATCGACGGCCGGCCGCTGCATGTGATGCGCCGCGCCGACGGCAGCTACCTCAGCGGGGTCAACCACTTCGAGTCCTTCGCCACGCCCCTGGAGCTCGCCCGCGCGGCCGTCGACGAACTCGGCACGGCCCGGCTGGCAGCCGCCGTGTCCCACCAAGGCTGA